From one Lycium ferocissimum isolate CSIRO_LF1 chromosome 7, AGI_CSIRO_Lferr_CH_V1, whole genome shotgun sequence genomic stretch:
- the LOC132062608 gene encoding gibberellin 20-oxidase-like protein yields MIPESQSPLQLPILDISQPLNSSTLSSLAAACKEWGFFHVTNHGISNDLYRKINCLSQHLFNLPSETKLKAGPYSSLKTYTPHFIASPFFESLKVSGPDFSDSAKGSADALAGEGNSEFSEILQEYGGKMTELAKVIQKIVLMSLGEELGIKYYISEFGNCHGYLRINNYSSPDSLEQEVEGLGMHTDMSCITIVYQDELGGLQVRSKEGQWVDILPCEGTLVVNIGDMLQAWSNDKLRSSEHRVILKKPVNRFSLVFFWCFEDEKVILAPDEVVGEENSRIYKPFVCSDYLKFRVNNEKGKFEKVGFTVKDFAGIGSKLK; encoded by the exons ATGATTCCTGAATCCCAATCACCACTGCAACTTCCTATTTTGGACATTTCCCAACCATTAAACTCATCTACTTTATCTTCTCTTGCTGCTGCCTGCAAAGAATGGGGCTTCTTTCATGTTACCAATCATGGAATCTCCAATGATCTTTACAGAAAAATTAATTGCCTTTCCCAACACCTCTTCAACCTCCCTTCTGAGACCAAACTAAAAGCAGGTCCTTACTCGTCTCTGAAAACTTATACTCCTCATTTCATTGCATCTCCATTCTTTGAAAGCCTTAAAGTATCTGGACCAGATTTCTCTGACTCTGCTAAGGGTTCTGCAGATGCCCTTGCTGGTGAAGGAAATTCAGAATTCAG TGAGATACTGCAAGAATATGGAGGCAAAATGACAGAGTTAGCAAAAGTCATCCAGAAAATCGTCTTGATGAGCTTGGGAGAAGAACTTGGGATAAAGTATTATATCTCAGAATTTGGTAATTGCCATGGATACTTGAGGATAAATAACTACTCGTCCCCGGATAGTTTAGAACAGGAAGTTGAAGGTCTTGGTATGCACACTGATATGAGCTGCATAACAATTGTCTATCAAGATGAATTAGGTGGCCTCCAAGTAAGATCAAAGGAAGGGCAGTGGGTCGATATTTTGCCATGTGAAGGAACTCTTGTGGTAAATATTGGTGACATGCTGCAAGCTTGGAGCAATGACAAGCTAAGATCCTCTGAGCACCGTGTCATTCTGAAGAAGCCGGTGAATCGCTTTTCTTTAGTTTTCTTTTGGTGCTTTGAGGATGAGAAGGTGATTTTGGCACCTGATGAAGTAGTAggtgaagaaaattcaagaatctacAAGCCATTTGTTTGCTCTGACTATTTAAAGTTTAGAGTGAACAATGAGAAAGGTAAATTTGAGAAAGTTGGTTTTACAGTTAAAGATTTTGCTGGGATTGGATCCAAGTTAAAGTAG
- the LOC132063913 gene encoding beta-amylase 7 isoform X2 codes for MASEMQRYDTNEDDEEMDVKEEDDEDDDDEEKNAAMHAMGGVDGGHGSSSNNRFQHHQQYQEQPTPGGSRRCRPLEEKERTKLRERQRRAITAKILTGLRRHGNYNLRVRADINDVIAALAREAGWVVLPDGTTFPSRSQPQGTGTAGGTPTTMVTSSSSHIPTQHAPLASLKGMPSGFQNIADQSASQMKSVFVPSSPPYDSSSAARSQTSPLVADGREAQNDPFLVGSVDSIDKQVVDIHTKLQERDFAGTPYIPVYVMLPLGVINMKSELVDADGLVKQLRVLKSINVDGVMVDCWWGIVEANVPQEYNWNGYKRLFQVVREHKLKIKVVMSFHECGGNIGDDACIPLPHWVSEIGRSNPDIYFTDRAGRRNPECLSWGIDKERVLRGRTAVEVYFDYMRSFRVEFDEFFEDGIISIVEVGLGPCGELRYPSNPVKHGWRYPGVGEFQCYDQYLLKSLRKAAEARGHSFWARGPDNAGSYISRPQETGFFCDVGDYDGYYGRFFLSWYSQVLVDHADRVLSLAKLAFDGTCIAAKLSGIHWWYKTASHAAELTAGFYNPSNRDGYVVIAAMLKKHGAALNFKCAEMSMLEQAVDFSEALGDPERLAWQVLNAAWDVSLPVCSENALLCHDRGGYNCLLEKAKPLNDPDGKHIFAFTYLRLSPLLMDGQNYMEFERFVKRMHGEAVLEYQS; via the exons ATGGCATCAGAGATGCAGAGATATGATACAAACGAAGATGACGAAGAGATGGATgtgaaagaagaagatgatgaggatgatgatgacgaAGAGAAGAATGCAGCCATGCATGCAATGGGGGGTGTTGATGGGGGACATGGATCTAGCAGCAATAATAGGTTTCAACACCATCAGCAATATCAGGAGCAACCAACCCCTGGGGGATCCCGTAGATGTAGGCCATTAGAAGAGAAGGAAAGAACAAAGCTTAGGGAGCGACAACGAAGAGCTATTACTGCAAAGATCTTGACTGGACTCCGAAGGCACGGGAACTATAACCTTAGAGTTAGGGCTGATATCAATGATGTAATTGCTGCTTTGGCAAGGGAAGCAGGTTGGGTTGTTCTTCCAGATGGAACCACCTTTCCCTCAAGATCACAACCACAG GGCACAGGCACTGCTGGTGGGACACCCACCACAATGGTgacttcatcatcttcacataTACCTACACAACATGCTCCACTTGCTTCGTTGAAAGGCATGCCCTCTGGGTTTCAAAATATAGCCGATCAGAGCGCCTCTCAAATGAAAAGTGTCTTTGTACCTTCTTCACCGCCTTATGATTCATCCTCCGCTGCCCGATCGCAAACTTCGCCCTTGGTGGCAGATGGACGAGAAGCACAAAATGACCCATTTCTTGTAGGATCTGTAGATTCAATTGACAAGCAG GTTGTTGACATACATACAAAGTTACAGGAGCGTGATTTTGCTGGGACACCCTACATTCCTGTTTATGTTATGCTACCT TTAGGAGTTATTAATATGAAGTCTGAGCTTGTTGATGCGGATGGTCTAGTGAAGCAACTGAGAGTGCTAAAGTCAATAAATGTTGATGGTGTGATGGTGGATTGTTGGTGGGGCATAGTAGAGGCAAATGTTCCACAGGAATATAACTGGAATGGATATAAAAGGCTTTTTCAAGTTGTGAGGGAGCATAAACTCAAAATAAAG GTTGTGATGTCTTTCCATGAATGTGGAGGTAACATTGGTGATGATGCTTGCATTCCACTACCTCACTGGGTATCCGAAATAGGTCGAAGCAATCCTGATATATATTTTACGGACAGAGCAGGACGACGGAACCCTGAATGTCTCTCGTGGGGAATTGACAAAGAGCGAGTTTTGAGAGGCCGCACTGCTGTAGAG GTCTATTTTGATTATATGAGAAGCTTTCGAGTTGAATTTGATGAGTTCTTTGAGGATGGTATTATTTCCATAGTTGAAGTTGGACTAGGCCCATGTGGGGAGCTAAGGTATCCCTCTAATCCTGTAAAGCATGGCTGGAGGTATCCCGGAGTTGGTGAATTCCag TGTTATGACCAGTATTTGCTGAAAAGCCTACGGAAGGCAGCTGAAGCAAGAGGACACTCATTCTGGGCACGAGGACCTGACAATGCTGGTTCCTACATTTCACGGCCACAAGAGACCGGATTTTTTTGTGACGTTGGTGATTATGATGGGTATTATGGTAGGTTTTTCCTCAGTTGGTACTCTCAAGTTCTGGTTGACCATGCAGATCGCGTGCTTTCTTTGGCCAAGTTAGCTTTTGATGGGACATGCATTGCTGCAAAG CTATCAGGAATTCATTGGTGGTATAAGACAGCTAGCCACGCTGCTGAATTAACAGCTGGGTTTTATAACCCGAGCAATcgagatggttatgttgtgatCGCGGCAATGCTGAAGAAGCATGGAGCTGCATTGAACTTCAAGTGTGCTGAAATGAGCATGTTAGAGCAGGCAGTGGACTTCTCTGAGGCTCTAGGTGATCCTGAAAGATTAGCCTGGCAA GTGCTGAATGCTGCTTGGGATGTTTCTCTGCCAGTTTGCAGTGAAAATGCACTTCTGTGTCATGATAGAGGAGGCTACAATTGTTTACTGGAAAAAGCAAAACCCTTAAATGATCCGGACGGGAAGCATATTTTTGCTTTTACCTACCTTAGGCTCAGTCCCCTTCTCATGGACGGCCAGAACTACATGGAATTTGAACGATTTGTTAAGCGAATGCATG GTGAAGCAGTCCTTGAGTACCAATCGTAG
- the LOC132063913 gene encoding beta-amylase 7 isoform X3 has product MASEMQRYDTNEDDEEMDVKEEDDEDDDDEEKNAAMHAMGGVDGGHGSSSNNRFQHHQQYQEQPTPGGSRRCRPLEEKERTKLRERQRRAITAKILTGLRRHGNYNLRVRADINDVIAALAREAGWVVLPDGTTFPSRSQPQGTGTAGGTPTTMVTSSSSHIPTQHAPLASLKGMPSGFQNIADQSASQMKSVFVPSSPPYDSSSAARSQTSPLVADGREAQNDPFLVGSVDSIDKQVKWVVDIHTKLQERDFAGTPYIPVYVMLPLGVINMKSELVDADGLVKQLRVLKSINVDGVMVDCWWGIVEANVPQEYNWNGYKRLFQVVREHKLKIKVVMSFHECGGNIGDDACIPLPHWVSEIGRSNPDIYFTDRAGRRNPECLSWGIDKERVLRGRTAVEVYFDYMRSFRVEFDEFFEDGIISIVEVGLGPCGELRYPSNPVKHGWRYPGVGEFQCYDQYLLKSLRKAAEARGHSFWARGPDNAGSYISRPQETGFFCDVGDYDGYYGRFFLSWYSQVLVDHADRVLSLAKLAFDGTCIAAKEFIGGIRQLATLLN; this is encoded by the exons ATGGCATCAGAGATGCAGAGATATGATACAAACGAAGATGACGAAGAGATGGATgtgaaagaagaagatgatgaggatgatgatgacgaAGAGAAGAATGCAGCCATGCATGCAATGGGGGGTGTTGATGGGGGACATGGATCTAGCAGCAATAATAGGTTTCAACACCATCAGCAATATCAGGAGCAACCAACCCCTGGGGGATCCCGTAGATGTAGGCCATTAGAAGAGAAGGAAAGAACAAAGCTTAGGGAGCGACAACGAAGAGCTATTACTGCAAAGATCTTGACTGGACTCCGAAGGCACGGGAACTATAACCTTAGAGTTAGGGCTGATATCAATGATGTAATTGCTGCTTTGGCAAGGGAAGCAGGTTGGGTTGTTCTTCCAGATGGAACCACCTTTCCCTCAAGATCACAACCACAG GGCACAGGCACTGCTGGTGGGACACCCACCACAATGGTgacttcatcatcttcacataTACCTACACAACATGCTCCACTTGCTTCGTTGAAAGGCATGCCCTCTGGGTTTCAAAATATAGCCGATCAGAGCGCCTCTCAAATGAAAAGTGTCTTTGTACCTTCTTCACCGCCTTATGATTCATCCTCCGCTGCCCGATCGCAAACTTCGCCCTTGGTGGCAGATGGACGAGAAGCACAAAATGACCCATTTCTTGTAGGATCTGTAGATTCAATTGACAAGCAGGTGAAATGG GTTGTTGACATACATACAAAGTTACAGGAGCGTGATTTTGCTGGGACACCCTACATTCCTGTTTATGTTATGCTACCT TTAGGAGTTATTAATATGAAGTCTGAGCTTGTTGATGCGGATGGTCTAGTGAAGCAACTGAGAGTGCTAAAGTCAATAAATGTTGATGGTGTGATGGTGGATTGTTGGTGGGGCATAGTAGAGGCAAATGTTCCACAGGAATATAACTGGAATGGATATAAAAGGCTTTTTCAAGTTGTGAGGGAGCATAAACTCAAAATAAAG GTTGTGATGTCTTTCCATGAATGTGGAGGTAACATTGGTGATGATGCTTGCATTCCACTACCTCACTGGGTATCCGAAATAGGTCGAAGCAATCCTGATATATATTTTACGGACAGAGCAGGACGACGGAACCCTGAATGTCTCTCGTGGGGAATTGACAAAGAGCGAGTTTTGAGAGGCCGCACTGCTGTAGAG GTCTATTTTGATTATATGAGAAGCTTTCGAGTTGAATTTGATGAGTTCTTTGAGGATGGTATTATTTCCATAGTTGAAGTTGGACTAGGCCCATGTGGGGAGCTAAGGTATCCCTCTAATCCTGTAAAGCATGGCTGGAGGTATCCCGGAGTTGGTGAATTCCag TGTTATGACCAGTATTTGCTGAAAAGCCTACGGAAGGCAGCTGAAGCAAGAGGACACTCATTCTGGGCACGAGGACCTGACAATGCTGGTTCCTACATTTCACGGCCACAAGAGACCGGATTTTTTTGTGACGTTGGTGATTATGATGGGTATTATGGTAGGTTTTTCCTCAGTTGGTACTCTCAAGTTCTGGTTGACCATGCAGATCGCGTGCTTTCTTTGGCCAAGTTAGCTTTTGATGGGACATGCATTGCTGCAAAG GAATTCATTGGTGGTATAAGACAGCTAGCCACGCTGCTGAATTAA
- the LOC132063913 gene encoding beta-amylase 7 isoform X1 — MASEMQRYDTNEDDEEMDVKEEDDEDDDDEEKNAAMHAMGGVDGGHGSSSNNRFQHHQQYQEQPTPGGSRRCRPLEEKERTKLRERQRRAITAKILTGLRRHGNYNLRVRADINDVIAALAREAGWVVLPDGTTFPSRSQPQGTGTAGGTPTTMVTSSSSHIPTQHAPLASLKGMPSGFQNIADQSASQMKSVFVPSSPPYDSSSAARSQTSPLVADGREAQNDPFLVGSVDSIDKQVKWVVDIHTKLQERDFAGTPYIPVYVMLPLGVINMKSELVDADGLVKQLRVLKSINVDGVMVDCWWGIVEANVPQEYNWNGYKRLFQVVREHKLKIKVVMSFHECGGNIGDDACIPLPHWVSEIGRSNPDIYFTDRAGRRNPECLSWGIDKERVLRGRTAVEVYFDYMRSFRVEFDEFFEDGIISIVEVGLGPCGELRYPSNPVKHGWRYPGVGEFQCYDQYLLKSLRKAAEARGHSFWARGPDNAGSYISRPQETGFFCDVGDYDGYYGRFFLSWYSQVLVDHADRVLSLAKLAFDGTCIAAKLSGIHWWYKTASHAAELTAGFYNPSNRDGYVVIAAMLKKHGAALNFKCAEMSMLEQAVDFSEALGDPERLAWQVLNAAWDVSLPVCSENALLCHDRGGYNCLLEKAKPLNDPDGKHIFAFTYLRLSPLLMDGQNYMEFERFVKRMHGEAVLEYQS; from the exons ATGGCATCAGAGATGCAGAGATATGATACAAACGAAGATGACGAAGAGATGGATgtgaaagaagaagatgatgaggatgatgatgacgaAGAGAAGAATGCAGCCATGCATGCAATGGGGGGTGTTGATGGGGGACATGGATCTAGCAGCAATAATAGGTTTCAACACCATCAGCAATATCAGGAGCAACCAACCCCTGGGGGATCCCGTAGATGTAGGCCATTAGAAGAGAAGGAAAGAACAAAGCTTAGGGAGCGACAACGAAGAGCTATTACTGCAAAGATCTTGACTGGACTCCGAAGGCACGGGAACTATAACCTTAGAGTTAGGGCTGATATCAATGATGTAATTGCTGCTTTGGCAAGGGAAGCAGGTTGGGTTGTTCTTCCAGATGGAACCACCTTTCCCTCAAGATCACAACCACAG GGCACAGGCACTGCTGGTGGGACACCCACCACAATGGTgacttcatcatcttcacataTACCTACACAACATGCTCCACTTGCTTCGTTGAAAGGCATGCCCTCTGGGTTTCAAAATATAGCCGATCAGAGCGCCTCTCAAATGAAAAGTGTCTTTGTACCTTCTTCACCGCCTTATGATTCATCCTCCGCTGCCCGATCGCAAACTTCGCCCTTGGTGGCAGATGGACGAGAAGCACAAAATGACCCATTTCTTGTAGGATCTGTAGATTCAATTGACAAGCAGGTGAAATGG GTTGTTGACATACATACAAAGTTACAGGAGCGTGATTTTGCTGGGACACCCTACATTCCTGTTTATGTTATGCTACCT TTAGGAGTTATTAATATGAAGTCTGAGCTTGTTGATGCGGATGGTCTAGTGAAGCAACTGAGAGTGCTAAAGTCAATAAATGTTGATGGTGTGATGGTGGATTGTTGGTGGGGCATAGTAGAGGCAAATGTTCCACAGGAATATAACTGGAATGGATATAAAAGGCTTTTTCAAGTTGTGAGGGAGCATAAACTCAAAATAAAG GTTGTGATGTCTTTCCATGAATGTGGAGGTAACATTGGTGATGATGCTTGCATTCCACTACCTCACTGGGTATCCGAAATAGGTCGAAGCAATCCTGATATATATTTTACGGACAGAGCAGGACGACGGAACCCTGAATGTCTCTCGTGGGGAATTGACAAAGAGCGAGTTTTGAGAGGCCGCACTGCTGTAGAG GTCTATTTTGATTATATGAGAAGCTTTCGAGTTGAATTTGATGAGTTCTTTGAGGATGGTATTATTTCCATAGTTGAAGTTGGACTAGGCCCATGTGGGGAGCTAAGGTATCCCTCTAATCCTGTAAAGCATGGCTGGAGGTATCCCGGAGTTGGTGAATTCCag TGTTATGACCAGTATTTGCTGAAAAGCCTACGGAAGGCAGCTGAAGCAAGAGGACACTCATTCTGGGCACGAGGACCTGACAATGCTGGTTCCTACATTTCACGGCCACAAGAGACCGGATTTTTTTGTGACGTTGGTGATTATGATGGGTATTATGGTAGGTTTTTCCTCAGTTGGTACTCTCAAGTTCTGGTTGACCATGCAGATCGCGTGCTTTCTTTGGCCAAGTTAGCTTTTGATGGGACATGCATTGCTGCAAAG CTATCAGGAATTCATTGGTGGTATAAGACAGCTAGCCACGCTGCTGAATTAACAGCTGGGTTTTATAACCCGAGCAATcgagatggttatgttgtgatCGCGGCAATGCTGAAGAAGCATGGAGCTGCATTGAACTTCAAGTGTGCTGAAATGAGCATGTTAGAGCAGGCAGTGGACTTCTCTGAGGCTCTAGGTGATCCTGAAAGATTAGCCTGGCAA GTGCTGAATGCTGCTTGGGATGTTTCTCTGCCAGTTTGCAGTGAAAATGCACTTCTGTGTCATGATAGAGGAGGCTACAATTGTTTACTGGAAAAAGCAAAACCCTTAAATGATCCGGACGGGAAGCATATTTTTGCTTTTACCTACCTTAGGCTCAGTCCCCTTCTCATGGACGGCCAGAACTACATGGAATTTGAACGATTTGTTAAGCGAATGCATG GTGAAGCAGTCCTTGAGTACCAATCGTAG
- the LOC132063915 gene encoding uncharacterized protein LOC132063915, with protein MSFACCVPVVECVYCLACVRWVWKKFLYTAGRESENWGLATVSEFEPVPRFCRYIIAIYEDDIRNPIWTPPGGYGVDPDWVILKKSHEDTQGIVSPYLIYVDHQNADIVVAIRGLNLAKESDFLVLLDDKLGQAEFDGGYVHNGLLKAAEWVWAAESQILRELVERYPDYTLTFAGHSLGAGVVTILTMLTVKNREKLGWLDRKRIRCYAIAPARCVSLNLAVRYADIINSIVLQDDFLPRTTVALDNAFKSLFCFPCLMCMLCLKDTFTMEEKMLKDPRRLYAAGRLYHIIVRKPFSFANIRPIVRTAIPVDGRFEHIVLSCNMTSDHAINRILTESQRTIDLMLERHQITESMNIPVQQRMERQSSLAKEHMEEHKAALQRAVALDVPQAYSPSAYGTFSDIEEGPDFGKPGESSVAISKKRRESWDDLAGRLFFHR; from the exons ATGTCATTTGCCTGTTGTGTTCCAGTTGTTGAATGTGTATACTGCTTAGCTTGTGTACGTTGGGTGTGGAAGAAGTTCCTTTATACTGCTGGCCGTGAAAGTGAAAACTGGGGGCTTGCAACTGTTAGTGAGTTTGAGCCGGTACCGAGGTTTTGTCGATATATTATAGCGATATATGAGGATGATATTAGAAACCCCATATGGACTCCACCTGGAGGATATGGTGTGGATCCAGATTGggttattttaaagaaaagtcatgAAGATACTCAAGGGATTGTATCTCCTTATTTGATCTATGTTGATCATCAGAATGCTGATATAGTTGTAGCAATTAGGGGTCTTAATTTGGCTAAGGAAAGTGATTTTTTGGTCCTACTTGACGATAAACTTGGACAAGCAGAATTCGATGGGGGTTATGTTCATAATGGTTTACTGAAGGCAGCTGAATGGGTTTGGGCAGCTGAATCACAAATTTTAAGGGAATTAGTGGAGAGGTATCCAGATTATACCTTGACATTTGCTGGGCATTCTTTAGGGGCAGGGGTGGTAACGATATTGACAATGTTGACTGTGAAGAACAGAGAAAAGTTGGGGTGGTTAGACAGAAAAAGGATCAGGTGCTATGCAATTGCACCTGCAAGGTGTGTCTCACTGAATTTGGCTGTGAGATACGCGGACATCATAAACTCTATTGTACTTCAG GATGATTTCTTACCTCGGACCACTGTGGCACTGGACAATGCTTTCAAGTCACTTTTCTG TTTCCCATGCTTGATGTGCATGCTGTGCCTGAAGGATACATTCACCATGGAGGAGAAGATGCTAAAAGATCCAAGACGCCTTTATGCTGCAGGTCGTCTTTATCATATTATTGTCAGGAAGCCCTTCAG CTTTGCTAACATTAGACCCATTGTGAGGACTGCTATACCTGTTGATGGACGGTTTGAGCACATAGTTCTTTCATGCAACATGACATCTGATCATGCCATTAACAGGATATTGACAGAATCACAAAGAACAATTGAT TTGATGTTGGAGAGGCATCAGATCACAGAATCTATGAATATCCCTGTGCAGCAGAGAATGGAGCGACAGTCGTCTCTTGCTAAGGAGCACATGGAGGAACACAAGGCTGCATTGCAGAGAGCAGTTGCACTGGATGTTCCCCAAGCATATTCTCCTTCTGCATATGGAACTTTCAGCGACATAGAGGAAGGGCCGGATTTTGGAAAACCAGGGGAGTCCTCTGTCGCAATTTCCAAAAAGAGGAGAGAAAGCTGGGATGATTTGGCAGGACGTCTTTTTTTTCACAGATGA